In Chlamydia serpentis, the following are encoded in one genomic region:
- a CDS encoding C40 family peptidase, with product MKHYLSFSPSADFFSEKGSIETQVLFGERILFQGNKCYAYSQLFQDQSSWKPYPGYGFCSTLVPYNPELYITPNVAITSLNAFLDPWNIPLPFGTLLCINSRNTVSFPNHILSYLNSIWGPGIPKCDPQHFRYLKSWSSELALQDAKLFLDLPYLWGGRSVHKSLKNSGLDCSGFMNLLYQAQGYNIPRNSMDQYADCNFITKFENLPPGGLVFLCRQGESRISHVMLKKDSLTLIHASGYSGKIEYFVLERDGRFIDSKFYIFFKKNQRGRAFFGVPKKRKAFL from the coding sequence ATGAAACACTACTTGTCATTTTCCCCGTCTGCAGATTTCTTTTCTGAAAAAGGAAGTATTGAAACCCAGGTTCTCTTTGGAGAACGCATCCTTTTCCAAGGGAACAAGTGTTATGCCTATTCTCAATTATTTCAAGATCAATCTTCGTGGAAGCCATATCCAGGATATGGCTTTTGTTCCACACTCGTCCCATATAATCCTGAGCTTTACATCACTCCAAATGTTGCTATAACCTCTCTAAATGCTTTTTTAGATCCCTGGAACATTCCCCTTCCTTTTGGGACTTTACTATGTATTAATTCTCGCAATACAGTGAGTTTTCCTAATCACATTCTTAGTTATCTTAATTCAATTTGGGGACCTGGAATTCCTAAATGTGATCCTCAACATTTTCGTTATTTAAAGAGTTGGTCTAGTGAACTCGCACTTCAGGATGCTAAGCTCTTCCTTGATCTTCCCTACCTATGGGGAGGCCGTTCTGTACATAAAAGTCTGAAAAATTCAGGTTTAGATTGTTCGGGGTTTATGAATCTTCTTTACCAAGCACAAGGATATAACATTCCTAGAAACTCCATGGATCAGTATGCGGATTGTAATTTTATTACTAAATTCGAAAATCTCCCTCCTGGGGGTTTAGTTTTTCTTTGTCGTCAAGGAGAGTCTCGTATTTCTCATGTAATGCTAAAAAAAGATTCATTAACCCTAATTCATGCTTCTGGATATTCAGGAAAAATTGAATATTTTGTTTTAGAGAGAGATGGAAGATTTATAGATTCGAAATTCTACATATTTTTTAAGAAAAATCAGAGAGGAAGAGCATTCTTTGGGGTTCCAAAAAAAAGAAAAGCCTTTCTTTAA
- the rpsI gene encoding 30S ribosomal protein S9, with product MAKSTIQESVATGRRKQAVSSVRLRPGTGKIDVNGKSFEDYFPLEIQRATILSPLKKIVEDQNQYDLIIRVSGGGIQGQVIATRLGLARALLKENEENRQELKSCGFLTRDPRKKERKKYGHKKARKSFQFSKR from the coding sequence GTGGCAAAAAGTACAATACAAGAGTCTGTCGCTACAGGTAGAAGGAAACAAGCTGTCTCCAGCGTTCGTTTAAGACCTGGAACTGGTAAAATCGATGTTAATGGAAAATCTTTTGAAGATTATTTTCCTTTAGAAATCCAAAGGGCTACGATTCTTTCTCCTTTGAAAAAGATTGTAGAGGACCAAAATCAATATGATCTGATTATTCGTGTAAGTGGGGGGGGGATTCAGGGCCAGGTGATTGCTACAAGACTAGGGCTTGCAAGAGCTCTTCTAAAAGAAAATGAAGAGAATAGGCAGGAACTGAAAAGTTGCGGTTTTCTGACTAGAGATCCTAGAAAGAAAGAACGTAAAAAATATGGTCATAAAAAAGCTCGCAAAAGCTTCCAATTTTCTAAACGTTAA
- the rplM gene encoding 50S ribosomal protein L13, with product MEKRKDTKTTIVNSSEIEKSWYVIDAAGKTLGRLSSEVAKILRGKHKVTYTPHVAMGDGVIVINAEKVRVTGAKKGQKIYRYYTGYISGMREIPFENMMARKPTYIVEHAIKGMMPKTRLGKRQLKSLRIIKGDSYETFKSQKPVLLDI from the coding sequence ATGGAAAAAAGAAAAGATACGAAAACAACTATAGTAAACTCCAGTGAAATTGAGAAATCGTGGTACGTTATTGATGCTGCTGGAAAAACTTTAGGAAGACTTTCTTCAGAAGTAGCAAAGATTTTAAGAGGAAAGCATAAAGTCACCTATACTCCTCATGTTGCAATGGGAGATGGTGTTATTGTTATTAACGCAGAAAAAGTTCGCGTAACTGGAGCCAAGAAAGGACAAAAGATCTATCGCTATTATACTGGGTATATCTCTGGAATGCGAGAGATTCCTTTTGAAAATATGATGGCAAGGAAGCCCACCTATATTGTTGAACATGCGATTAAGGGAATGATGCCCAAAACTCGCCTAGGTAAGAGACAATTGAAATCTTTAAGGATTATAAAAGGGGATTCATACGAAACTTTTAAATCTCAAAAACCGGTTTTATTAGATATTTAA
- a CDS encoding ABC transporter ATP-binding protein has protein sequence MSLLIEAKNLSKTVYKQNRTISILTDVSLSLYSGETVSITGASGNGKTTLLHLLGTLDVPSSGTLRFFNKDLENRDLPIFRNQHIGFIFQNFYLLEDDTVLRNILMPALIACKDISKGSCMYKRALELIDVVGLKDKILNRCSTLSGGEKQRVAIARALINQPTILLADEPSGNLDEETSEHIHNLLLSQVSASCGMLIVTHNKKLATRCSREGVLLNGKLSFCKS, from the coding sequence GTGTCATTACTTATAGAAGCTAAAAACCTTTCTAAGACTGTCTACAAACAAAATAGAACTATTTCTATTTTGACTGATGTATCTTTGTCTCTTTATTCAGGAGAAACTGTGTCTATTACTGGTGCTTCAGGTAATGGTAAGACAACATTATTACATCTTTTAGGAACTTTAGATGTTCCTTCTTCTGGAACCTTGCGTTTTTTTAATAAAGATTTAGAAAATCGAGATCTTCCAATTTTTAGAAACCAACATATTGGCTTTATTTTTCAAAATTTTTATCTACTTGAGGACGATACAGTACTAAGAAATATCTTAATGCCTGCGCTGATTGCTTGTAAAGATATATCTAAAGGATCTTGTATGTATAAAAGAGCTCTTGAACTTATTGATGTAGTAGGTCTTAAAGATAAAATATTGAATCGTTGTTCCACCCTATCTGGAGGAGAAAAACAACGAGTAGCTATTGCTAGAGCATTAATTAATCAACCTACAATCCTTCTAGCAGATGAACCCTCAGGAAATTTGGATGAAGAAACTTCAGAACACATTCATAACCTCCTTTTAAGCCAAGTATCTGCATCGTGTGGAATGCTGATCGTAACACATAATAAAAAACTTGCTACTAGATGTTCAAGGGAGGGGGTATTATTAAATGGCAAGTTATCTTTTTGTAAATCTTGA
- a CDS encoding ABC transporter permease — protein MKLEFSIALKYLIPRKGRLSAAIVSIFSIGIISLVVWLSVVFISVIYGLEQRWLNDLSQLHSPVTMVPSEAYYSSYYYQIDRHSELSNYTTKTLGEKIASLQIDPYDPELDYLLPETFPKKDCDVTGQQKDPVKMVVESLSPYLKSQNAQIMEFEEGMGYLHIDTSVKLKKPQSRTLIHFLTYPSKPSYEDKVLPYDETDYTSNELNPFNRSSLGWKTDFHRLEELYRGSSIILPNSYKESGYKVGDIGFFSTYSIEAQKETQYKVHVIGFYNPGLSPLGGKTVFIDPDLAGSIRAQSEGLGMNNGFHIFFPNIKRISFIKNHIEKILSSLEIKDYWDTSSIYDYEYFRPILDQLQSDQVLFLFVSILILIVACSNVVTMSVLLVNNKKKEIGILKAMGVSSRSLKVIFACCGAFSGAFGVIIGMIFAMISLKNLGLIVKALNYLQGRETFNAAFFGQNLPNTVHPQAVYFLGFGTLILAAISGVLPARKVAKMHVSEILKAD, from the coding sequence ATGAAGTTAGAATTTTCAATAGCTTTAAAATATTTGATTCCAAGAAAAGGGAGGCTATCTGCAGCTATAGTCTCTATTTTTTCTATAGGGATTATTTCTCTTGTTGTTTGGCTTTCTGTAGTTTTCATTTCAGTAATTTATGGTTTGGAACAAAGATGGCTTAATGATCTTTCTCAGCTTCATTCCCCAGTAACTATGGTGCCCTCAGAGGCGTATTACTCTTCTTATTATTACCAAATAGATAGGCATTCTGAGCTCTCTAACTATACTACAAAAACTTTAGGAGAGAAAATAGCCTCTCTTCAGATAGATCCTTATGACCCTGAATTAGATTATCTTCTTCCGGAAACATTTCCAAAAAAAGACTGTGATGTAACTGGTCAACAAAAAGACCCTGTAAAAATGGTGGTGGAATCTTTATCACCCTATCTTAAATCTCAGAATGCACAAATTATGGAATTTGAAGAAGGTATGGGCTACTTACACATTGACACTTCTGTAAAACTAAAAAAGCCTCAGTCTAGGACCCTAATTCATTTTCTAACCTACCCTTCTAAACCCTCTTATGAAGATAAAGTTCTTCCCTATGATGAGACAGATTATACCTCTAATGAACTGAACCCATTTAATAGGAGTTCTTTGGGGTGGAAAACAGATTTCCATCGTCTAGAAGAATTATATCGAGGCTCCTCTATTATACTCCCTAATAGCTATAAAGAATCTGGTTATAAAGTTGGGGATATAGGATTTTTTAGTACCTATTCAATAGAGGCCCAAAAAGAAACTCAATATAAAGTCCATGTGATTGGATTTTATAATCCTGGTCTTTCTCCATTAGGAGGAAAGACTGTGTTTATAGATCCAGATCTTGCAGGATCTATTCGTGCGCAATCTGAGGGTTTGGGGATGAATAACGGCTTTCACATCTTTTTCCCTAATATTAAAAGAATTAGTTTTATAAAAAATCATATAGAAAAAATTTTATCTTCCTTAGAAATTAAAGATTATTGGGATACCTCTTCTATCTACGATTACGAATATTTTCGACCTATTTTGGATCAACTCCAAAGTGACCAAGTTCTATTTCTTTTTGTCTCTATACTGATTCTTATTGTGGCCTGCTCTAATGTTGTAACTATGTCGGTTTTGCTTGTGAATAATAAGAAGAAAGAGATAGGTATTCTTAAAGCTATGGGTGTGTCATCGCGAAGTTTAAAGGTAATCTTTGCTTGTTGCGGAGCATTCTCGGGAGCTTTTGGAGTGATTATAGGAATGATATTCGCTATGATTAGCTTGAAAAATCTAGGGCTTATTGTAAAAGCCTTGAACTACTTACAAGGAAGAGAAACATTTAATGCTGCCTTTTTTGGCCAAAATCTTCCTAATACTGTTCATCCTCAAGCTGTCTATTTTCTAGGTTTTGGTACTCTCATTTTAGCTGCAATTTCAGGAGTTCTGCCTGCAAGAAAAGTTGCAAAAATGCATGTTTCAGAAATTTTAAAGGCAGATTAA
- the rpmG gene encoding 50S ribosomal protein L33: protein MASKNREIIKLKSSESSDMYWTVKNKRKTTGRLELKKYDRKLRKHVIFKEAK from the coding sequence ATGGCAAGTAAGAATCGTGAGATTATTAAGTTAAAAAGCTCGGAAAGTTCTGATATGTATTGGACTGTAAAAAACAAAAGAAAAACAACAGGTCGACTAGAACTCAAAAAATATGATAGAAAGCTGCGTAAGCATGTAATCTTCAAAGAAGCTAAGTAA
- the rimO gene encoding 30S ribosomal protein S12 methylthiotransferase RimO: MAIKSTRSFNSFVSKNKIHFISLGCSRNLVDSEVMLGILLKAGYESTNKLEDADYLILNTCAFLKSARDEAKDYLNHLINVKKKSAKIILTGCMTSKHRNELEPWMPHIHYLLGSGDIEHILSAIESRESGEKISVKSYLEMGEVPRQLSTPKHYAYLKIAEGCRKKCAFCIIPSIKGRLRSKPLNQVLKEFQILLKSGVKEILLIAQDLGDYGKDLSTDHSSQLEFLLRELLKQPGDYWLRMLYLYPDEVSDGIIDLMEGDPRLLPYIDIPLQHVNNRILKQMRRTTSKEQIIGLLEKLRARIPQVYIRSSIIAGFPGETKEEFQELADFISEGWIDNLGIFLYSQEKGTPAAQLSNQIPEKVKALRLKTLSQIQKDNVDKHNSKFIGKKVEAIIDNYHPETNLLLIARFYGQAPEVDPCIIVNEAKLVSHFGERCLIEITGTAGYDLVGRVIKKASNQALLETRKAWNPLINQR; this comes from the coding sequence ATGGCAATAAAAAGTACACGATCTTTTAATTCTTTTGTTTCTAAAAATAAAATTCATTTTATTAGTTTAGGATGTTCCAGAAACCTTGTAGATAGTGAGGTTATGCTGGGTATTCTTCTCAAGGCAGGTTACGAATCCACTAATAAACTAGAAGATGCTGACTATTTAATTTTAAACACCTGCGCATTTTTAAAAAGTGCTAGAGATGAGGCTAAAGATTATCTTAACCATCTGATCAATGTGAAAAAAAAAAGTGCTAAGATCATCTTAACTGGATGTATGACTTCTAAGCATAGGAATGAGCTTGAACCTTGGATGCCACACATTCATTATTTACTAGGTTCTGGAGATATAGAGCATATTCTCTCCGCTATTGAATCTCGCGAATCTGGAGAAAAAATCTCTGTAAAAAGCTATCTTGAAATGGGAGAGGTTCCAAGACAACTTTCTACGCCAAAACACTACGCTTATTTAAAGATTGCTGAAGGTTGCAGAAAGAAGTGTGCTTTCTGTATTATTCCTTCTATTAAAGGAAGGCTCCGCAGCAAACCGCTTAACCAAGTTCTTAAAGAATTTCAAATTCTTTTAAAAAGTGGTGTTAAAGAAATTCTGCTTATAGCTCAAGATCTCGGAGATTATGGCAAAGATCTCTCGACAGATCATAGTTCTCAACTAGAGTTCCTATTACGTGAATTATTGAAGCAACCTGGAGATTACTGGTTGCGAATGTTGTATTTATATCCTGATGAAGTTAGTGACGGAATTATAGATCTTATGGAGGGTGATCCTAGACTTCTCCCTTACATAGATATTCCTCTGCAGCATGTTAACAATCGGATTTTAAAGCAAATGCGGAGGACGACATCTAAAGAGCAGATTATAGGACTTCTAGAAAAGCTACGTGCTAGGATTCCTCAAGTTTATATTCGTTCTTCTATTATTGCAGGATTTCCTGGAGAGACCAAAGAAGAATTTCAAGAGTTAGCCGATTTTATCAGTGAAGGATGGATTGATAACCTTGGAATTTTCTTGTACTCTCAAGAAAAGGGTACTCCTGCAGCGCAATTGTCTAATCAGATACCAGAAAAAGTCAAGGCTTTAAGATTAAAAACACTTTCTCAAATTCAAAAAGATAACGTAGATAAACATAACTCTAAGTTTATTGGGAAAAAAGTAGAAGCCATTATTGATAATTATCATCCTGAGACCAACCTTTTACTTATCGCAAGATTCTATGGACAAGCTCCAGAAGTAGACCCGTGTATTATTGTTAATGAGGCAAAGCTTGTTTCTCATTTTGGAGAAAGATGCCTTATAGAAATCACAGGGACAGCTGGCTATGACCTTGTAGGACGTGTTATAAAAAAAGCTTCAAACCAAGCTTTGCTAGAAACTCGCAAAGCTTGGAATCCCTTAATTAACCAAAGGTAG